The window ACCCACAAGCCGCTGTCCGATGAACACTGCCGGCACAGCCTGCCTGCATCCGAGCTGGAGCAGGGCCTGCTCTATGGCATTCCCATCAGGCATTTCATCGAGCTCATACACAGTTGGGTTCGCCCCATAGCTGCTTATCAGCGCCTTCACGGTATGGCTCATGCAGCACGTGGTCCTGCTGAATATCACGATCGGCCTGTCCCTCACCATCCCCATCACCGTATCGACGGTCATTTTTCTCCGAGTAGTATTCTGGAAATGAGCAGGTAGGAAGCTAGCTAGCTTGTGATCGAGAATTTGCTTTGGTGCTGTTAATGAAATATGATCGGACTCGTATTGGAGTGAAGGAGATCGGTTGGGAGCTTGAGTTGTGAAGAGACGAACTGGGGTTTTGAACCCTTATATAGTGATCATACGGGTGAAACTGTTCCATTGAGATGTCAATCAATCTATCCATCTATTCGTCCATT of the Punica granatum isolate Tunisia-2019 chromosome 6, ASM765513v2, whole genome shotgun sequence genome contains:
- the LOC116210409 gene encoding monothiol glutaredoxin-S1-like; its protein translation is MTVDTVMGMVRDRPIVIFSRTTCCMSHTVKALISSYGANPTVYELDEMPDGNAIEQALLQLGCRQAVPAVFIGQRLVGGTNELMSLQVRGNLVPLLRQAGAIWV